Within Sorghum bicolor cultivar BTx623 chromosome 2, Sorghum_bicolor_NCBIv3, whole genome shotgun sequence, the genomic segment tactcttggagcttgcacTTTCCTTTATCTTGCAGGATTGGACCCTTCTTAATCTAAGTTAACTTCCTGCAAAGGTTTACCACCGTGGGTTTTTTCTTtgtaggccggcagtgccgccctagaAGACCGGTAGTGCCGCCCCCTGTTCTAACAGAGTGTTGAGTTGTTTTTTtaacaggcctattcaccccctctaggccTCTTTTACTTCCAGGAGATCCTacaaatagcctatttaaaaattctacaaacttcactaagcaagtgagttagtaaaacaaatggcgaagcaattctagcactagctcaactaagctatgcaagccacctatacaaactagtacaaggctaaacactaaagcacaacaacaagagaaggttagctacactcctaaaaaagaagattaaactaaacaagctaaacacctagcaaggtatacaagtaagtaaaggagtggatagtgattgttataccaacgttataaagtagagatatatccaaccaatcactcacaatcacaatcacaatagataaacctcggcaagagataacacaagattttttaccgaggttcacttgcttcccggcaagctactcctcgttgtggcgatacacccacttgatggatcacgagctaattggcaatccaaagtcaaaccctcagcgggtgccgcacatccactcacaagatgggtatcctccaagccacgagcaatccactagagtagccaattacgatctcccgcggggaaggctcaagaacccctcacaaatcacttggtgaggctcgaaacaatctccaatcacgagctcaacaccaccgctgctccaagccatctagggcatcgggaaacacccaagagtaacaagaaatccgcagcaaactcaagaatcaagtgccactaaatgcaactctcaaagcaatgcacttgaatctcactcaatctcactaggattagcaatcaagcaaggagatgagtggagggagtgttctctagctcaaagtatgtctcaagtaatcaaatgtgcaagagtcagcctcccaaagccggccaccttctatttataagccccctcaaagaactagTCGTTGGTCACTTttactgggctgaaatcggggggcaccggatgctaccaagtgatcaccggacgctcgacccccagcgaccggtgctcaggggttggccacgtgtcctgcTTGAAACTCGCGTGTCAgtctctaacggctacctgcagaacaccggacgctctgcaggtccacaccagacgcgtccggtgcacaccggactcatgtgcAGAGAGTTTCGCAAacctgcagggtcaccggacgtgagccaccggacgctaaccaccggacgctctcagagcgcgtctggtgctcaaccctagcagggttaagcacaccggactctgaggcaagcgtccggtgcctccgcactcagcgtccggtgagtgtttcttagtgagaaaacactcccgtgacttctccaaatttcccatcgacgcaatagaaaatatgcacttaattttctcaaaagcgccgaatcccgcctcgcaagctcggcgggagagagagaggaacccacacccctctcaaccctaggaactccacctcctttgtaaatgtgctaacaccaacaagtgtccaccaccaaagtgcatgtgtgttagcttttcataaacattttcgtcaaaggagttaagttagcactttactagatcctaatgcatatgctcaagatatgcacctagtagcacttgattcgagagatgaccatgatttcccctcttgatagtcggctatctatcctaaacccggtcaatcacttctctacttatCTTAGActagcaaaagtaaaaccctatgtttatacctttgccttgataacttcgctcctcgtctatcaccatgatctttacTTCAtgtttcatccctttgtgatcatgtggccacctttccatgccaccatgcactttcatcacatgtgttgctatgcctaactcaaatcacttaaatacaaggcattagcaacttggtgtcattaattaccaaaaccaaacttgggctttcagtgtGCTTTACTATAGCAATGTCAACTGCATGGGTCCATATCAACCAAAGTCCTCCGGACTAGCCCTACGAGTGAACTACAAAGGCATCTGCAATGTTAAACCGATTGATAATAGTTGTACGATTAATTGACGTGTTACAAGTTTCAGATAGAAAGCATACCTCAGCTTTGGTGGAGTTGATTAGTCCTTGGAGGTGTTGCATTTTAGAACTATGCAGGGACCCTCCTGATCCCTGACAGTTCCATACTAGTAGATTCATGGTTCACCCGACGCCCTTGAGGCTGGCGCCCTAGCCTGAGAAGAGGCTGAATGCACTCCAAGAGTAGAAGGATGAGTGCCCAGGATTCCTGAATGATGAGTAGCAGTGTGGCCTTGAACTGGATTGTTGGCCACGTTCTCCCGAATACCACGCTGAAGGCTAAGGACTACACCCACCCCCCGAGAGGAAGCTGATGAGAGCCATGGAGATGAGTCGGACTCAGGTTGGTGGAGGCTGATTGCTGATGGAGCTGCTGAATAGGTTGGAGGTGATGAACTACCGAAGACGCCGGTGTAGTGGTGCACAGAGTTAGTgttatagtgttgtcgcgtacATCGCTATCGGAACAGCAGTGCAGATATAGTGAGTGAGGTTGTTAACCTACAGCTGATTGAAGCCAACCCACCGGCGATGTCAGATGGCATCGGGTCAAACATTTTCACTACGGATAGCctccacttttttttttttttgggcaacGCTCCACATTACGGAAGGCCTTATTAAAACCTATCTTCTTGCGCGACAAGCCGACCTCCTAAAACCTCCAGAGCCAAAAGACACGAACACCCTAGCGCTACTCCCAACCCCCGAGCCGAAATAAAGAGTGTCATGGGCATTGCCGTACTTTACTAAAAGAAAAGCCTTCCGCAAACGCTCCCAGTTGCAGCACCCTTCCAGACGCTTCCGTTCCTCTCTCTCTACTTCCGGTAGAAATCAAGGCTGCGTTAGGATGGCGACCGCGCGCCTCCTCGCGCGAGTCTCCAGGCAATGCGCCGGCGCAGTGGCTGCGTCATCAGCCGCGGGGCGGCACCGGAGGgccccggcggcggcgtccgTGGAGCAGTTCGCCGGTTCCTGTTTGTCTGCCAGGGTGAGATTTCTGGACCATCTCTTGTGGCCCATGGTTTGTGGGTCCAGGGTCTGTTGGTGATTGCTGCGGCGCCAGTCCTTGGGTTTAATCTTTTAGCAGCGGTTGATGAGATGCGATCCACACCTAGTCCCCGTTCGTTTGACGGGAGCCCAGGAAAAATTCCGGGCCGGTATTTTACTTAATTTATAGAAGCTTTACTTAATTCCTAGCGTCCTAATGCCCCAACCGAATGACCCCCCTAGGGATTTAACGTTATGGGTTTGTCGGCGGAGCTGGAATTTGTACTTTCTTATTGCTATTAATAGTCGCTTAAGATGATGTATCGGAATGTGGTTGGGATAATACAAAATTCCGTTGGATGTTGTCCAATCAAAATTGTTGTTGCTGGGAGGGTTTTAGGCTATAACTTGTGATCTTCATCTAGTTGACATATTTTGATTCGTGAGAACTAGATGGGAACCTACACACAGCCTTAGGGATGTTTTATGTGTGTGCTAATTGAGGATGTGTTGGTTTATGATTGTTCTTTGTTCCTCACATTTGTAGTTCAGTGTTTTGGAGTACAACTATTATTATGGAAGTAAATAAGATTAACTAATGGTTATTTTGACAAAACTTATTTTGCAATTGGAATTATTTGGTAGCATCAAACATGAGAGCGAAGCAAGCTTTGAGTAAAGTGAGGTTTTTTTAGTTAATTCAAATTGTTTGGTAGCTGCTTCTTAGGGGTTCAGGCAATTTAGCATTGTATTGGTTTAGGCAGTTTAGCTATGTAGTTTTTTAGATAAGCGGGAGCGTTTGATGACTTCACATGTTAATTTTGATGAAATTTTGGTTCTAGAATAATAAAGTGATCCTATCTATTCTTTTATTAACCTTGAGCCTTTGTTACAGTAGCTCCTATTTATCACACAGAAAATAGGTAACCATGTGTTGGTCAGAAGTTTTCCAACCCATGATCACATAGCATTTGTCTTTTAAGTTTTGTCTACTATAAAGGTAAATGTAAGTTTAGTATTATTTTCCAATGTTTTTTTAATTTCTGTCACATCCATCCATGTTGAAGCAAGAAACTTCAGAAGGACTGATGGATACTCTGTTGTTTTAAGTAGAAATTTAGATCTGAAAACACATATTATGAAAACTGGAATCACATGGCCACCATATTGTCCTTTTGAATAATTGAATTTAGGGGTCCCTTGAATTTATGTCTTATTCACTCTCACCTTTTAGACACAGAACTAACATAGACATTAAATATGCTATAACAAACTTAGGAACATATTTTTATGTTCTCTCTTatcagaaaatatttttttatgtttGTTTTATTTAAAAGAGTTAAACTTTATTAAACATAAAGTTGCTCCCGGATGTTCTCTATAAAATAAAGTTTGTTGTATTTCAATAATGACAAGTTGGGCTTCTGTGATAAACCCTTGTTCTCTTTACTGCACCTACTTGAGATGACATGGTACTTAAGTAGGACTTATTAGGTACATGGTGGGAAAATATATGGAGTGGTGGGTAGTTGGAACTGTCTATGGAGCTTCTTACTTTAATGTATCCATTTCAAGAATTACATGTCGACTGTTGAGGGAAGGATATAATCTTGGCAGAAAGTGTATGTTTTTTCCCTTCCTTTTGTTTTCTGGTTATTTCTGCGAATACTGACGATGCATGTATTGTTACTCACATTCTTCTAGAAAACCGTTTTGGACTGCTGGTAGTAATCTGCTGTGTTTAGTTGTAACAACTACTGCTGAAACACCATTTTTGCTGTTATGTTAAAATTCATTGACTACTATTTACTGGGGATAGCTTAGGGAATACCTAGATTAAAAAAAAGTGCTACGTATTCATGCTATTTGGTAAATTATTTTGTCCATCTCTTCTGGTTTGTTCTGTTCTTATGGATGCTTACTTGCTTTCATCCAGGTTCCACGTATTTTGAATCATCATTTCAGATACTcaaccagcatttttcaaaagtTTGGTTTCTCCTCTGTTTCACCTCAACAAAGTGATAATGAACTGAAAGACCAGGAAAGGGCCTTAGATGAATCAAGTGAAGACTGTTCATCTGGAAGTGAGAACACATCAGAACCAGGTTTGCAATACTAAAGTCCCAATCTTTTAGTACAAGGTAGAGGTACTAATGGACTGCATTTTTCTGATTCAGGTATTGAAGGCCTTGATCTGTCAAAAGATGATTTGGTGAAGCTAGTTTGTGAGAAGGACGGATTGTTGAAGTCCAAAGATGATGAAATCAAAGATATGAAGGATAAGGTTTTGCGCAGCTATGCAGAAATGGAAAATATCATTGCTCGGACAAAACGTGAATCTGAAAACTCCAAAAAATATGCAGTACAGGTCTGCTGTTACCATTCTAATTATTGAAATTCTATTGCAGAGAGGATGTTGACATGCATTTCCATAAAATGTTTTGAATTAGCTTTACCTATGGCATCTGTCATGATTGTTCATGCAGAACTTCGCTAAGAGCCTGCTAGATGTTGCTGACAATTTGTCTAGAGCATCATCTGTTGTCAAGGAAAGCTTCTCGAAAATTGATGCCTCAAAAGATTCTGCTGGAGCTATCCCACTACTGAAAACCCTGCTGGAGGGTGTGGACATGACTGAGAAGCAACTAGCAGAGGTACTTTATTTGTTTTGAGGTTCCTTTATCTTAAAAAAAAGTTATCTCCTTGAGAAATATTTCTCAGCCATTCCCCCCCTTTACTTAGATTTTGTTCTAGAGTATTCCATAACTTGAAAACTTTCCCTCAAATCTAAACAGGTCTTCAAGAAGTTTGGAGTTGAAAAGTTTGATCCGCTAAATGAGAAATTTGATCCTAACAGGCATTGTGCAGTTTTTCAAATTCCTGATCCTTCAAAACCATCAGGAACTGTTGCTTCTGTTGTAAAGGTATGTTAACTTAAAAACACCTTTTTTTCAGCATGTTATAGGAAATCCAAGCATGTTTAGATTGGAGTTATTGGGTTTCAGTTGCATGGCGTTTTTTTTGTTTCAGCTGTTCATTTGTTGATTCACTTGAAGTTTGTTTTGATGATACACATCTTATGTCATCTTGTAGTAGCTTGGCAGTTTATTCTGGGTGCTTCTGTTCCAATAGCTTCCCCTAGTTCTGTTGCAGTAGACAGCAGTTGGTTGCTCTAGGGGTGACAATGAGTGAttatattgatgcagacatttagggcttgtttggcacagctcaacttcactagtaaaactgtttttttagaaaatagcttcatgagtgactttctagatgaagctgagctgttttggaaaaagtgtttggcaaaatagcttcacaaactacttcatgcatagttgagagagagaaatgagagagagagctgcaataaggtacttttttcagcttcatcccaacttatgtctttgtgagaggaggagaaaaacagcttcacccatgaagctgttttggaaataagtgtttggcaaaaaaaaacagctcacaacagctcatgaagctgttgtgagctgtaccaaacaggcccttaattTTTTTTCCCATATTACAAAAGAATAAAAGCAAGTGAGGAACTGAGGATGCTTTGAACACGTGGCATTTTGCTGCTGCTAATCGATCACTGTCGTCAACAGTGAATTTCTATTTTAGCTGGGCCAAACTAGTAAACTTGTATGGCATGCTAACAATGTGGAAGTTTAGAAGATGGTTCAGTCATTGCATGCCATGATCTTACATCGTAATGCCATTGAATTGTTTAACATTGGCTATATTTGAAAATTGAAACATTCCCAAAAGTTTAATTGCCAAAGCTGTATCGTACTGCTGTTCAACCAGTAGAGTAACACACATTTGTGGTTTCAGGTTGGCTACATGTTACATGACCGCGTCCTCCGCCCTGCGGAAGTCGGTGTCACAGCGGGAGGTGCAGATGCAACTGAAGAGGCAGAGCAGCCGGAGGAGAAAACAGCAAGGGACTAAAGTTAGCCGTACTTTTTTAGTCAAAGAGTAGAAGGGATCGAATGCCCTTTCTGAATCTCGTTTTTGTTTAGAGTTTGAGAAACTTGAATGAATACAGAGAGCTTTTGACCGTAGTTGACACGGGAAGACAGTACAGCAAGCAGGCTGGAGCTTTTTCATCATGTTTTGAActtatttagttcactccgaaaaccaaaaagtttttaagattgtctgtcacatcaaatctttcgacatatgcatgaagcattaaatatagataaaaataaaaattaattgcacagtttacctgtaaatcgcgagacgaatcttttaattctagttagttcataattggacaatatttgccaggCGACGTATCATATATAACTCAGCTTCGTATGCAACCTATGCAACTACCCATTAAAGCCACAGGATCTAGATCCAACGTCTAAAGTTTTTTTTACTTAAACCTCTCCATCTGTGGTTTAAATCTAACCCGTGTGTATCTAGATGGTAGGGTTTAAGTGAAAAAAATCTCAGACGTTGGATCTAGATCCTGTGACCTTAATTGAtagttgcataggttgcacACGAAGTTGGGTTGCACAGGATATGTTTtctatttgccacaaacaaacaaagtgctacagtagcgaaattcaaaaaaatttcgcatctaaacaagccttGGAATGAAATCCATTCTGGGGTTTGGAGCAAACCCTTAGAACACATGTTGCCTGCTAGTACAACCGTTGACCTTGAGGGCTGAGGCCATGGCCTATCGGGGGCACGGCCGCACGGGCGGTGGTCATGAACGGTGTGAATGTCAGAGCATAGGAAGAAAGGGGACGGGACAGTGGTGGCAAGAGCCGATCGATAGGCTTAGACTGCCCACAACGTATCAAATTGTCGATTCATCACGTTGCAGCGGGTCATTTGTGGCTCACCTACAGCTAACGAAGCAACATCAATGGTGACAAATTATAGTCGTAGGATGTCTAGTGGAACGCTACCTATTAGAGTTTAAATTCTGATGTCGCACCttttttagattttattttctagaaaaTTTACGGTACACACATGCATAAGCGTTTGGTGCGTGTTTTCCACGAACTAGAGGTTAAAGAGAAGTATGTCTTCTATGTTGAACGTTGTGCAGTAGGAAGAGTTGCATCGGTGTTGATGGCATGTGCATTAATCTTTTTGGCATCAAGCACACTATGGGTAGTATaacattccaaatttttgaatttcaaatttagtttaaatttgatttaattttgggcttagtttgaatttttgagaattattaaataatttacaaaaagaaatagaattaaatataaggtagaaacgtgtttgatttttttttattcatgctgctgcactatttttgcttgtttttattttttttgttggtGCTTGTTTTGTTGTggaagaaagaaaataaatatcagAAAAGTctgttaaaaaaaagagaagaaaaaaagagcTTCACTCTTCCTCTTGGGCCGGCTTCCCCCCCTCGGCCCAGCGCCCCGCACGGCCCAGCAGCGGCCCAGCCACAGCGCCCCCTGCCCCTTTTGCCGCTGCCGCCCGCTGACTGGTGGGCCCCGCAGGTGGGACCCATCTGTCATCCCCGAGCTCCGTCCGAATCGGACGGGAGCAACCGccgcgccgcctcctcctcggcTTCCGCGCAAATCCCGCGTCCCGAGGTTCGCCCGCGCTTTAAATAGCCTCCCTCGGCCGCCCGCACGTGCCCTAGCCGCCTCCGAAGCCCTAGCCGACACGCCGAGttccgcagcgccgccgccgagctccCCGCGCCGCCAGCCGCaagccgccacgtggccaggaCGGCCACGGTCCCCGCGCGCCCCTGCGTTTCTGCAAAAACCCCCCTGGGTTTCTTTGAAATCAACCCGCGCTCCATTTAGTTTtagatttatttaatttatgcccctgcttttacagtttagcccctgcacccgttagaatttatttatttaatccaaaatgagttttaattcatttttaattagttttaattacgaaaaatagttcagtttatctgcagaaatgccattcaacttgttttagccataacttttgcatcgtaactccgatttaggtgattctggtcgctatagtttcgtttcgtcgagtagaatacagtagtgcagttgctttctgttttcgcatgctttggtgtactgtttctgattaagtttgtttgtttgcatgtattgttcctatgattgatgattgtcgcgtatagccaacgagacgttcgtgaaggaagaggttcaggatcccgctgagttcgagcaacccgacttcgatcaaggcaagtgcagacaccgtttgatcattttgaacctactcattaatgtcatttactttatatgcatatgtccaatgaatgcaaaccctaaggacatgactagctttacttactattccttgctcacctggggttatgtatttgggtagactaggctatactaggtctgcttagctgctctactcatcttatacacatgcctaaacaagtattaatctctacttaacttgatgcttaaactgtgctgagcctttggtcactgcggtgatggcgatgttggatgcttacgagcatcgtgatgatggtggtgacagggggagcgggtaccattggtggtccggtttgccgggcgtacccgtctctgctctccgtaaggatttagtcagggagcggccccctgggacttacagtgcagctccaagctatatggctctggcttgactaattagcaggacctccactagtagggtgttactttccgggtaggcgtgaggaagtaacttgggtaatgaatattaagttatcGGTtaatcggtacgccatggctatgggtatcgactgccgagcgccccggcaaaaacttgcgagtggcatcctattagttggaccctgtgaaaggtctcgtagtgagaccctgcctgctcacctt encodes:
- the LOC8063493 gene encoding uncharacterized protein LOC8063493, producing the protein MATARLLARVSRQCAGAVAASSAAGRHRRAPAAASVEQFAGSCLSARVPRILNHHFRYSTSIFQKFGFSSVSPQQSDNELKDQERALDESSEDCSSGSENTSEPGIEGLDLSKDDLVKLVCEKDGLLKSKDDEIKDMKDKVLRSYAEMENIIARTKRESENSKKYAVQNFAKSLLDVADNLSRASSVVKESFSKIDASKDSAGAIPLLKTLLEGVDMTEKQLAEVFKKFGVEKFDPLNEKFDPNRHCAVFQIPDPSKPSGTVASVVKVGYMLHDRVLRPAEVGVTAGGADATEEAEQPEEKTARD